A genomic segment from Nocardiopsis sp. Huas11 encodes:
- a CDS encoding molybdopterin-binding protein — translation MLDADGSETSPLIHVRARPHGSLSWGAARDAARATGAEGGSPTTEVPLPAALGAVLGADLISAIDVPALDTAAMDGYAVAGEGPWAVLGRSLAGRHAPVARLRRGEALEIATGAVVPDGTLAVLPYEEAEAADAVVYGACVPGRHIRRRGETVPAGASAARRGAAVTPALLGLAAGLGLDVLPVLRPVVRVLITGDEIVHSGRPRPGAVRDAIGPVLPGLVAWAGGRCEEPRALPDGRAALTTALADLPGDHVAAVGGSSSAGPADHLRAALGELGARIVVDGVACRPGHPQLLAVLPSGAVVVGLPGNPGAALAAALTLLVPVLCGRTGRRDPAHGGRRARLSAATRPHPVDTRLLPVRVHGDLAVEIEARGSADLRGAAAADALAVLPPEAEAAAAEGTVELVAVPM, via the coding sequence ATGCTCGACGCGGACGGTTCGGAAACTTCTCCGCTTATTCACGTCCGAGCCCGTCCCCACGGGTCCCTGTCCTGGGGCGCGGCGCGTGACGCCGCGCGCGCGACCGGCGCCGAGGGCGGATCGCCCACGACCGAGGTGCCGCTTCCGGCGGCCCTCGGTGCCGTTCTCGGCGCCGACCTCATCTCCGCGATCGACGTACCCGCGCTCGACACCGCCGCGATGGACGGGTACGCGGTGGCGGGGGAGGGGCCCTGGGCCGTCCTGGGCCGTTCGCTGGCCGGGCGCCACGCGCCGGTCGCCCGCCTGCGCCGCGGTGAGGCGTTGGAGATCGCCACCGGGGCCGTCGTCCCCGACGGCACGCTCGCCGTCCTGCCGTACGAGGAGGCGGAGGCGGCCGACGCCGTCGTGTACGGGGCCTGCGTCCCCGGACGGCACATCCGGCGGCGCGGGGAGACCGTCCCGGCCGGCGCGTCGGCGGCCCGGCGCGGCGCCGCGGTCACCCCCGCCCTGCTCGGACTCGCGGCCGGGCTCGGCCTGGACGTCCTGCCCGTCCTGCGCCCGGTGGTCCGGGTGCTGATCACGGGGGACGAGATCGTGCACTCCGGCCGGCCGCGCCCGGGGGCCGTGCGCGACGCCATCGGCCCCGTGCTGCCCGGGCTGGTCGCCTGGGCCGGCGGACGGTGCGAGGAGCCCCGGGCCCTGCCCGACGGCCGCGCCGCCCTGACCACCGCCCTGGCCGACCTGCCCGGCGACCACGTCGCCGCGGTCGGCGGCTCGTCCTCGGCGGGGCCGGCCGACCACCTGCGCGCGGCGCTCGGCGAGCTCGGCGCCAGGATCGTGGTCGACGGCGTGGCCTGCCGTCCGGGCCACCCGCAGCTGCTCGCGGTCCTGCCCTCGGGCGCCGTCGTCGTCGGCCTGCCGGGCAACCCCGGGGCCGCCCTGGCCGCCGCGCTCACGCTGCTCGTTCCCGTGCTGTGCGGGCGCACCGGACGCCGCGACCCCGCGCACGGCGGGCGCCGGGCCCGGCTCTCGGCGGCGACCCGTCCCCACCCCGTCGACACCCGTCTGCTGCCGGTCCGGGTGCACGGCGACCTCGCCGTGGAGATCGAGGCCCGGGGCTCGGCCGACCTGCGCGGGGCCGCCGCCGCGGACGCCCTGGCGGTCCTGCCGCCCGAGGCGGAAGCGGCCGCGGCCGAGGGCACGGTCGAACTTGTGGCGGTGCCGATGTGA
- a CDS encoding 2-dehydropantoate 2-reductase: MRIAVLGAGAIGAYAGAALHRGGADVHLVARNEHLRAMRENGVRVLSPRGDFTAHPHATDDPSEIGPVDIVFLGLKAQYYADCGPLLRPLLGPNTAVVAAQNGVPWWYFHGVEGPLAGHRIESVDPGGAVSRVIPVERAIGCVVYAATEIEAPGVIRHIEGTRFSIGEPDRSDSARCRELSAAMEAGGLKCPVEHDLREDIWVKLMGNIVFNPLSALTRSTMAQICRNRSTRELARTMMNETLDVAERVGVRPTVSIDRRLAGAERTGDHRTSTLHDLERGRTMELDVILSAVVELADLTGAPVPTLRAVDAVAGLLNQRVAAAS; the protein is encoded by the coding sequence ATGCGAATCGCAGTCCTGGGCGCCGGCGCCATCGGAGCCTACGCGGGCGCCGCCCTACACCGAGGTGGCGCCGACGTCCACCTCGTCGCCCGCAACGAACACCTGCGGGCCATGCGCGAGAACGGCGTCCGGGTCCTCAGCCCGCGCGGCGACTTCACCGCGCACCCGCACGCGACCGACGACCCCTCCGAGATCGGCCCGGTCGACATCGTCTTCCTCGGACTCAAGGCGCAGTACTACGCGGACTGCGGCCCCCTGCTCCGCCCGCTGCTCGGCCCGAACACGGCGGTCGTCGCGGCGCAGAACGGCGTCCCGTGGTGGTACTTCCACGGCGTCGAGGGCCCGCTGGCCGGGCACCGGATCGAGAGCGTGGACCCCGGAGGCGCGGTCAGCCGCGTCATCCCGGTCGAGCGCGCCATCGGCTGCGTGGTCTACGCGGCCACCGAGATCGAGGCTCCGGGGGTGATCCGGCACATCGAGGGGACCCGGTTCTCCATCGGCGAGCCGGACCGCTCGGACTCCGCGCGGTGCCGCGAACTCTCGGCCGCGATGGAGGCCGGCGGGCTCAAGTGCCCCGTCGAGCACGACCTGCGGGAGGACATCTGGGTCAAGCTCATGGGGAACATCGTCTTCAACCCCCTCAGCGCGCTGACCCGGTCGACCATGGCGCAGATCTGCCGCAACCGCTCCACCCGCGAACTCGCCCGCACGATGATGAACGAGACCCTGGACGTCGCCGAGCGGGTGGGCGTGCGTCCGACCGTGTCGATCGACCGGCGGCTGGCCGGCGCCGAACGCACCGGAGACCACCGCACCTCGACCTTGCACGACCTCGAACGCGGGCGCACGATGGAACTCGACGTGATCCTGTCCGCCGTCGTCGAACTCGCCGACCTGACCGGCGCCCCCGTCCCGACGCTCCGCGCGGTCGACGCCGTCGCGGGGCTGCTGAACCAGCGCGTGGCCGCGGCGTCCTGA
- a CDS encoding molybdopterin oxidoreductase family protein has translation MDFSAPYDRLTRPLVRDGGELRPASWEEALDRAAAGFRRGVEEHGPNSFGMLSCARATNEMNFIAQKFTRVVIGTNNVDSCNRTCHAPSVAGLSAAFGSGGGTSSYAEVEDTDLIVIWGGNPRFAHPIFFQHVLKGVRNGARLYVVDPRRTSTAEWADRWLGLNVGTDIPLAHAIAREILHAGLANETFVQRATSGFEEYRELVEPWTLSAAEAETGVPAEAIRELAHAYARAERAQMCWTLGITEHHNATDNVRALINLALLTGHVGRHGSGLNPLRGQNNVQGGGDMGAIPDRLAGFQDILSAEVRANFEKVWGRPIQGVKGKTLTQMFEAMEESELKTLYVIGENPVQSEPETHKTTRRLRNLDHLVVQDIFLTRTAELADVVLPASASWCESDGTFTNSERRVQLVRKALDPPEGARDDIEIMCDLATRLGYDWERPAAEDIWNEVRSLSPMHRGMSYARLEEHQGIQWPCYSEDQLEPTFLHQRLWAQDPAERGEPAPFGIVGHSPPVDLLDEDFPFRLTTGRRLDDYNTGVQTGGFSSPLRRGELLDLSPEDAAKLGVTDGEVVRVSSRRGSVLVPVSISDSMRPGLVFMTFHFPDQVDTQLLTIDATDPIAGTAEYKAAAVNIERVQQGAEEPVSAR, from the coding sequence ATGGACTTCTCCGCCCCCTACGACCGCCTCACCCGACCCCTCGTCCGCGACGGCGGCGAACTGCGCCCGGCCTCCTGGGAGGAGGCGCTGGACCGCGCCGCCGCCGGGTTCCGCCGCGGTGTCGAGGAGCACGGACCCAACTCCTTCGGGATGCTCTCCTGCGCCCGTGCCACCAACGAGATGAACTTCATCGCGCAGAAGTTCACGCGCGTCGTCATCGGCACCAACAACGTCGACTCCTGCAACCGCACCTGCCACGCCCCCAGCGTCGCGGGGCTCTCGGCCGCCTTCGGCTCCGGCGGGGGGACCTCCTCCTACGCCGAGGTCGAGGACACCGACCTCATCGTCATCTGGGGCGGCAACCCCCGCTTCGCCCACCCGATCTTCTTCCAGCACGTGCTCAAGGGGGTGCGCAACGGGGCCCGGCTGTACGTGGTCGACCCCCGCCGCACCTCCACGGCCGAGTGGGCCGACCGCTGGCTCGGCCTCAACGTGGGCACCGACATCCCGCTCGCGCACGCCATCGCCCGCGAGATCCTGCACGCGGGACTGGCCAACGAGACCTTCGTCCAGCGCGCCACGAGCGGGTTCGAGGAGTACCGGGAACTGGTCGAACCGTGGACGCTCAGCGCCGCGGAGGCCGAGACCGGCGTGCCCGCGGAGGCCATCCGCGAGCTGGCCCACGCCTACGCCCGCGCCGAACGCGCCCAGATGTGCTGGACGCTCGGCATCACCGAGCACCACAACGCCACTGACAACGTCCGCGCCCTCATCAACCTCGCCCTGCTCACCGGCCACGTCGGTCGGCACGGCTCGGGGCTCAACCCGCTGCGCGGCCAGAACAACGTGCAGGGCGGCGGCGACATGGGCGCCATCCCCGACCGTCTCGCCGGCTTCCAGGACATCCTGTCCGCGGAGGTGCGCGCGAACTTCGAGAAGGTGTGGGGGCGGCCGATCCAGGGCGTCAAGGGCAAGACCCTGACCCAGATGTTCGAGGCCATGGAGGAGTCGGAGCTCAAGACGCTCTACGTCATCGGGGAGAACCCGGTGCAGTCCGAGCCCGAGACCCACAAGACCACGCGGCGCCTGCGCAACCTCGACCACCTGGTCGTGCAGGACATCTTCCTGACCCGCACCGCCGAGCTGGCCGACGTGGTGCTGCCGGCCAGCGCGTCCTGGTGCGAGTCGGACGGGACCTTCACCAACAGCGAGCGCCGGGTGCAGCTCGTCCGCAAGGCCCTGGACCCGCCGGAGGGCGCCCGCGACGACATCGAGATCATGTGCGACCTGGCCACCCGGCTCGGCTACGACTGGGAGCGGCCCGCCGCCGAGGACATCTGGAACGAGGTCCGCTCGCTCTCGCCCATGCACCGCGGCATGAGCTACGCCCGTTTGGAGGAGCACCAGGGCATCCAGTGGCCCTGCTACTCCGAGGACCAGTTGGAGCCCACCTTCCTGCACCAGCGGCTGTGGGCCCAGGATCCGGCCGAGCGCGGCGAACCCGCGCCGTTCGGCATCGTGGGCCACTCGCCGCCCGTCGACCTGCTGGACGAGGACTTCCCCTTCCGGCTGACCACCGGCCGACGCCTGGACGACTACAACACGGGCGTCCAGACCGGCGGATTCTCGTCGCCGCTGCGCCGCGGCGAGCTGCTGGACCTGTCCCCCGAGGACGCGGCCAAGCTCGGCGTGACGGACGGGGAGGTCGTCCGGGTGTCCTCGCGCCGGGGCTCGGTCCTGGTGCCGGTCTCCATCAGCGACTCCATGCGCCCGGGGCTGGTGTTCATGACCTTCCACTTCCCGGACCAGGTGGACACCCAGCTGCTGACCATCGACGCCACGGACCCCATCGCCGGGACGGCCGAGTACAAGGCCGCCGCGGTGAACATCGAACGGGTCCAGCAGGGCGCCGAGGAGCCGGTCTCCGCCCGTTGA